The Manihot esculenta cultivar AM560-2 chromosome 11, M.esculenta_v8, whole genome shotgun sequence genome includes a region encoding these proteins:
- the LOC110625648 gene encoding aluminum-activated malate transporter 2, producing the protein MATQNQQNCRGRFLIACWWLIGLAQMSWKMVVGIAKKTKKIEKDDPRRIIHGLKAGLALTLVSLTYLYHPFYEVLGVNAIWAVLTVVVVFELSVGATLGKSMNRTMATMLGSVAGLGAHHLASASGHIGEPILLATFVFIIAAVVTFTRFFPAVKTRYDYGLSIFILTFTLVAVLAYRDNQVLRTVQMRIETIVIGCLVSVVINIGVYPFWMGEDLHNLIVQNLEKLAIFFEGFGREYFQAFEDGQSNDDKSFLEKYKSVLASKSNEQNMANLAKWEPCHGRFRFFHPWKQYLKIGNLARECAYRIEALNNILQSEIQAPIEIRNKFAESCTNVSLECGKALKEIASDFKVMKRSNTSAYIEKLNAAAEDLNLLLRTNMWEGAALVDVVPVASIASILLEAARITEKISDAINELASMAPFKDSEPTVSTDQPDMLALGMLQPV; encoded by the exons ATGGCAACTCAAAATCAGCAGAACTGTAGAGGACGATTTCTGATCGCTTGCTGGTGGCTTATAGGTTTGGCTCAAATGTCATGGAAAATGGTAGTTGGGATTGcaaagaaaacaaagaaaatcGAAAAGGATGATCCCAGAAGGATCATCCATGGATTGAAAGCAGGGTTAGCTCTCACACTGGTTTCTTTGACCTACTTGTATCATCCTTTCTACGAGGTTCTCGGTGTTAATGCAATATGGGCTGTTCTAACTGTGGTGGTTGTGTTTGAACTTTCTGTTG GTGCAACATTAGGAAAAAGTATGAATAGGACGATGGCCACAATGCTGGGTAGTGTCGCAGGCCTCGGAGCTCATCACTTAGCAAGTGCTTCCGGTCATATAGGAGAACCCATTTTGCTTGCCACCTTTGTTTTCATAATAG CTGCTGTAGTGACATTTACAAGGTTCTTTCCAGCAGTGAAGACTAGGTATGATTATGGGCTAAGCATATTCATATTGACCTTTACATTAGTAGCAGTTTTGGCTTATCGAGACAATCAAGTATTGAGGACGGTTCAGATGAGGATAGAAACAATCGTCATTGGATGTTTAGTTTCCGTTGTTATAAATATTGGCGTTTACCCTTTCTGGATGGGAGAGGATCTTCACAATCTCATTGTCCAAAATTTGGAAAAGCTTGCGATCTTTTTTGAAG GGTTTGGGCGTGAGTACTTCCAAGCATTTGAAGATGGACAATCCAATGATGATAAGTCATtccttgaaaaatataaaagtgtTCTTGCATCAAAGAGCAATGAACAAAATATG GCCAATTTAGCTAAATGGGAACCTTGCCATGGTCGGTTCAGATTCTTCCATCCATGGAAACAATATCTGAAAATTGGAAATCTAGCTCGGGAATGTGCCTATAGAATTGAAGCTCTTAACAACATCCTACAATCTGAGATCCAA GCTCCTATCGAAATCCGTAACAAATTTGCAGAGTCATGCACAAATGTCAGCTTGGAATGCGGCAAAGCTTTGAAGGAAATAGCGTCAGATTTCAAGGTAATGAAAAGATCAAATACCTCTGCATACATTGAAAAATTAAACGCTGCAGCTGAAGACCTAAACTTGCTTCTCCGAACAAACATGTGGGAAGGAGCTGCTCTGGTTGACGTAGTTCCAGTCGCTTCAATTGCTTCTATTCTGTTGGAGGCAGCGAGAATCACTGAAAAAATCTCAGACGCTATCAATGAATTGGCCTCCATGGCTCCTTTCAAGGACTCGGAGCCTACCGTGTCAACCGACCAACCAGACATGCTTGCTCTGGGAATGCTTCAACCAGTTTAA